In one Rhizobium lentis genomic region, the following are encoded:
- a CDS encoding O-antigen ligase family protein, with protein MNYFKQLVIAMLHPGNGSGSALDRTNGIAVFLFAILPGLSPNFNSFILLGSMVSGLYLLARARFPLNLSKSDRVVAICMTIYPVVMIVSIFVNPPFSEELDWIFRLLPFFSIWLILPRMRQSPDGRLVPLFIVGAGLGMIVTFLFSLLQVLLLMPRAEAGTSNAALLGVIGVLFGGVALLNIQSPKSMEQRIAILGYAAGLGCALLSGTRSAWLVIPVHLVIFLWYFPKHRFHVSPRSLAVTGSVLLLGLLALGSDQVVYRVRELQNNLSSLESTQGDITSLSARVALYKGALAAIAKDPLTGYGPQNRMAAVLAELPDGIRPQLPYSHVHNGFLTAGIDAGFVGIAALSLLLLTPLIGAWKKEPGPGRDLAIALALLLISSYIITGSFGIMFNQKALDPIFAYMVALICADRGSTRFAPVVGS; from the coding sequence GTGAATTATTTCAAGCAACTCGTGATTGCGATGCTTCACCCCGGAAACGGGTCTGGAAGCGCGCTTGATCGAACCAACGGCATTGCGGTCTTTCTCTTCGCAATCCTGCCCGGACTTTCGCCCAACTTTAACTCTTTCATCCTCCTCGGGTCGATGGTATCGGGCCTCTATCTCCTGGCGAGGGCTCGCTTTCCTCTAAACCTGTCGAAGTCCGACCGAGTGGTTGCCATTTGCATGACGATCTACCCGGTGGTGATGATCGTCAGCATATTCGTCAATCCGCCTTTCTCCGAAGAACTGGATTGGATTTTCCGGCTCCTGCCCTTCTTTTCGATCTGGCTGATTTTGCCGCGTATGCGTCAATCTCCCGATGGCCGGCTTGTGCCGCTCTTTATCGTCGGCGCGGGTCTCGGCATGATCGTCACCTTTCTTTTCAGCCTGCTTCAGGTCTTGTTGCTGATGCCCAGGGCGGAAGCGGGAACCTCGAACGCGGCGCTGCTGGGCGTTATCGGTGTTCTCTTCGGCGGCGTCGCGCTTCTCAACATTCAATCCCCCAAAAGCATGGAGCAAAGGATTGCGATACTGGGATATGCCGCGGGACTAGGCTGCGCGTTGCTCTCAGGAACGCGCTCGGCATGGCTGGTCATCCCGGTTCATCTCGTCATCTTCCTGTGGTATTTTCCCAAACACCGCTTCCACGTGAGCCCGCGCAGCCTCGCTGTAACCGGCTCCGTGCTGTTGCTGGGGCTTCTCGCCCTGGGGAGCGACCAGGTTGTCTATCGCGTCCGTGAGCTCCAAAACAATCTGTCGTCGCTCGAAAGCACCCAAGGTGACATCACTTCGCTGAGCGCGCGGGTCGCTCTCTACAAAGGCGCCCTCGCTGCCATAGCCAAGGATCCATTGACCGGTTATGGCCCGCAAAACCGGATGGCTGCGGTCTTGGCAGAACTCCCTGACGGCATAAGGCCGCAGCTGCCCTATTCGCATGTTCATAACGGCTTTCTGACCGCGGGAATCGACGCCGGCTTTGTCGGTATCGCGGCGCTTTCACTGCTGCTCCTGACGCCCCTGATCGGCGCGTGGAAGAAGGAGCCGGGCCCTGGCCGGGACCTAGCCATAGCGCTCGCCCTTCTGCTTATCAGCAGCTACATCATTACCGGCAGCTTCGGCATCATGTTCAACCAAAAGGCATTGGATCCGATCTTCGCCTATATGGTCGCCCTCATTTGCGCAGATCGGGGTAGCACACGCTTTGCACCCGTCGTCGGAAGCTGA
- a CDS encoding DUF2934 domain-containing protein, whose translation MKNPVRRKRNDSTRDDALLKDSSPAGARKGKIARQVAHETDSPAATREDEIRKRAYSLWEKEGRPEGKHRDHWIRAEDELDARRGEVDNPPRFEALREAVREHSDAFLVKTDLEDADQREASPGTREQD comes from the coding sequence ATGAAGAACCCGGTACGACGCAAACGAAACGACAGTACCCGCGACGACGCGCTGCTGAAGGATTCATCCCCAGCCGGCGCACGCAAGGGGAAGATAGCGCGGCAAGTCGCACACGAAACCGATTCTCCGGCCGCTACCCGCGAGGACGAAATCCGGAAAAGGGCATACTCGTTGTGGGAGAAGGAAGGCAGGCCGGAGGGCAAGCATCGGGATCACTGGATCCGCGCCGAGGACGAGCTCGATGCGCGGCGGGGCGAGGTCGACAATCCTCCCAGGTTCGAAGCGCTGCGAGAGGCCGTGCGCGAGCATAGCGACGCCTTCCTAGTCAAGACCGATCTCGAAGACGCAGATCAACGCGAAGCCTCACCCGGCACTCGCGAGCAGGATTAA
- a CDS encoding GntR family transcriptional regulator yields the protein MRQAVKTEPVAASISQEVGRRLRRVTAAGVIYERLHSDIVSLKMPPGLFLQEKRIAEDFGVSRTPVREALLRLSEGGLVDIYPQSGTVVSRVPVAAIPEAVVVRKALEGTTVETAAQIATAADIAHLDVIIDRQRSLAAVGNASSFHEEDEAFHEAIAQISGYPGIWAILKTTKVQIDRARRLTLPALGRMGNVVREHMLIRDALAAHDAAAAREAMIHHLSAVIPDVDALRSRYPDYFC from the coding sequence ATGCGGCAGGCTGTAAAAACCGAACCAGTTGCGGCCTCGATTTCTCAGGAAGTCGGTCGCAGGCTGCGCCGCGTCACTGCGGCTGGCGTGATTTACGAGCGTCTTCATTCCGATATCGTCTCGCTCAAGATGCCACCCGGCCTGTTCTTGCAGGAGAAGCGGATCGCCGAGGATTTCGGCGTCAGCCGCACGCCGGTGCGCGAGGCGCTGCTCAGGCTCTCCGAAGGCGGGCTGGTCGATATTTATCCTCAGTCGGGCACTGTCGTTTCGCGGGTGCCTGTCGCGGCGATCCCCGAGGCGGTTGTCGTGCGCAAAGCCCTCGAAGGCACTACTGTCGAGACTGCGGCTCAGATCGCCACCGCTGCCGATATTGCCCATCTGGATGTCATCATCGACCGGCAGCGGTCGCTTGCCGCCGTCGGCAACGCCTCGAGCTTTCATGAAGAGGACGAGGCCTTTCATGAGGCGATCGCGCAGATATCCGGTTATCCCGGCATTTGGGCAATTCTGAAGACGACCAAGGTGCAGATCGACCGGGCACGGCGACTGACGTTGCCGGCGCTTGGGCGCATGGGCAATGTGGTGCGCGAACATATGCTCATTCGTGACGCGCTCGCCGCCCATGATGCCGCGGCTGCACGTGAGGCGATGATCCATCACTTAAGCGCCGTCATTCCCGATGTTGACGCGCTGCGCTCGCGTTACCCCGATTATTTCTGCTGA
- the uxuA gene encoding mannonate dehydratase, with the protein MRQGWRWFGPEAPVTLDDVRQTGATNIVSSLHQVPIGRAWTEKEVRERQSLIETTPVDRSPLVWSVVESIPIPDAVKRKGGEAKAEIEAWIASLEAVAACGIPIVCYNFMPVVDWTRTELDFVTPTGATAMRFDHERFAAFDLFVLERPDAAQQYSEEDRERARVVFEAMSEEEISEITRIITSALPGSTTEPLTIPAFREKLVAYSGIDAARLRRHLIEFLKAVTPAAEARGVKLTLHPDDPPRSLFGLPRIASTAEDYAALFDAVPSAANGMCYCTGSLGVRADNDLPAIARRFASRIHFAHLRATTREGDGRTFHESAHLEGDVDMVAVLRELVAEDRSRGPKDTIVFRSDHGHRMLDDLDKTVTPGYPAIGRMRGLAELRGILHALGAPPN; encoded by the coding sequence ATGCGACAGGGTTGGAGATGGTTCGGGCCGGAGGCGCCGGTGACACTCGATGATGTCCGACAGACGGGCGCCACCAATATCGTCTCGTCACTGCATCAGGTGCCGATCGGCAGGGCCTGGACGGAGAAGGAAGTGCGCGAACGCCAATCGCTGATCGAGACGACGCCGGTCGATCGCTCGCCGCTCGTTTGGTCAGTCGTCGAAAGCATTCCGATTCCGGATGCCGTCAAGCGCAAGGGCGGGGAGGCGAAGGCCGAAATCGAGGCGTGGATCGCCAGCCTAGAAGCGGTCGCCGCCTGCGGCATTCCGATCGTCTGCTATAATTTCATGCCTGTCGTGGACTGGACGCGTACCGAACTCGATTTCGTGACGCCGACCGGGGCCACCGCCATGCGCTTCGATCACGAGCGCTTCGCCGCCTTCGACCTGTTCGTTCTGGAGCGGCCGGATGCGGCGCAGCAATATTCCGAAGAAGATCGCGAACGGGCGCGCGTTGTCTTCGAGGCGATGTCGGAAGAGGAGATTTCCGAGATCACCCGCATCATCACCTCGGCTCTGCCCGGCTCGACCACCGAACCTCTGACCATTCCGGCCTTCCGGGAGAAGCTTGTCGCCTATAGCGGCATCGATGCGGCACGGCTGCGCCGCCACCTGATCGAATTTCTTAAGGCGGTGACGCCGGCTGCCGAAGCACGCGGGGTCAAGCTGACGCTGCATCCCGACGATCCGCCGCGTTCGCTGTTCGGCCTGCCGCGCATCGCTTCGACGGCGGAGGATTACGCTGCTCTCTTCGATGCTGTGCCATCGGCGGCGAACGGCATGTGTTATTGCACCGGCAGCCTCGGCGTGCGCGCCGATAACGACTTGCCGGCGATTGCGCGGCGCTTCGCCTCGCGCATTCATTTCGCGCATCTGCGCGCCACGACGCGGGAAGGCGACGGCCGGACGTTCCATGAAAGCGCCCATCTGGAGGGCGATGTCGATATGGTCGCGGTTCTCCGCGAACTGGTTGCGGAAGACCGCAGCCGGGGCCCCAAAGACACCATCGTCTTCCGCTCGGACCATGGCCACCGCATGCTCGACGATCTCGACAAAACAGTCACACCCGGCTACCCCGCCATTGGCCGCATGCGCGGCCTTGCCGAGCTTCGCGGCATTCTGCATGCGCTGGGCGCTCCGCCGAACTGA
- a CDS encoding TetR/AcrR family transcriptional regulator, which produces MVQNHKIEKRPRGRPQVRCDDDTRSVIIEAANRQFHENGYAAASIAAIAQEAGVSTKTLYRLFPTKADLFSEMIIERTGRFLMSLDPGTLAVADLRQGLERMLIAYGMLTLSLDTITVTRLVISESDRFPEIATTFYEKAIVRTNALMEDWLRRQIDRGLIALDDPHAACGMLRGMMIMEPQRAAMLRQQQPPGAEEIAARAKMCADLFLKGCAL; this is translated from the coding sequence ATGGTCCAAAATCACAAAATCGAGAAGAGACCGCGAGGACGACCGCAAGTCCGCTGCGATGACGATACGAGAAGCGTCATCATCGAGGCGGCCAACCGGCAGTTCCATGAGAATGGGTATGCCGCTGCAAGCATCGCCGCGATTGCGCAAGAGGCTGGTGTCTCGACCAAAACGCTCTATCGGCTGTTTCCGACCAAAGCGGATCTGTTTTCCGAGATGATCATCGAGCGGACGGGGCGCTTCCTCATGTCGCTCGATCCCGGAACACTCGCGGTAGCGGACCTCAGGCAAGGATTGGAGCGCATGCTGATAGCCTATGGCATGCTGACGCTCTCACTGGACACGATCACCGTGACCCGACTCGTCATCAGCGAGTCCGACCGTTTTCCCGAGATCGCCACGACCTTCTATGAGAAAGCGATCGTCAGGACCAACGCGCTGATGGAGGACTGGCTGCGCAGACAGATCGATCGCGGGCTGATCGCACTCGACGATCCACATGCCGCCTGCGGGATGCTGCGTGGGATGATGATCATGGAGCCCCAGCGCGCCGCGATGTTGCGCCAGCAACAGCCGCCTGGGGCCGAGGAAATCGCCGCGAGGGCGAAGATGTGCGCAGATCTATTCCTGAAGGGTTGCGCGCTCTGA
- a CDS encoding HlyD family secretion protein: protein MSIKTLQTLNNRAPVTETTAEAAPASLDAGNTPRIVEVATVSEPPARKRRGRGLLLGAMAIGLIAAAAYYGHNYWTVGRFEISTDDAYVKADNTTVAPKVSGYIAEVLVSDNEEVKAGQPLARIDDRDFRAALDQARADVAAAEATLNAKQASLDIQQSTIAAARATVEVDKANETFAEQNNKRYANLATSGYAPVQTAQQAASAIAAAQATIVRDNAALDAAVKQVDLLNAELAQAKATLAHDQAIQHQAELNLSYATITAPVGGTVGNRTLRVGQYVQAGTQLMSVVPTSAVYVIANYKETQLTNVRAGQPVEIEVDTFPGRIYHGHVDSLAPASGQEFALLPPDNATGNFTKVVQRIPVKIVLDGETANGDLRPGMSVQPSIDTKADAVRH, encoded by the coding sequence ATGTCCATCAAAACGCTGCAGACTCTGAACAACAGAGCGCCTGTCACGGAAACTACGGCGGAAGCCGCGCCTGCAAGCCTTGATGCCGGCAACACACCTCGCATCGTCGAGGTTGCCACCGTTTCGGAACCTCCCGCCCGCAAGCGTCGTGGCCGCGGATTGTTGTTGGGCGCTATGGCCATCGGCCTGATCGCTGCTGCCGCCTATTACGGCCATAATTACTGGACCGTTGGCCGCTTCGAAATTTCCACCGACGACGCCTATGTGAAGGCCGACAATACGACTGTTGCGCCAAAGGTATCGGGGTATATCGCGGAAGTTCTCGTCAGCGATAACGAGGAGGTCAAGGCCGGTCAGCCGCTCGCTCGCATCGACGATCGCGATTTCCGTGCCGCCCTCGATCAGGCCAGGGCCGATGTCGCCGCGGCCGAAGCCACGCTCAACGCAAAACAGGCCTCGCTCGACATCCAGCAGTCGACGATTGCCGCTGCCCGCGCCACGGTCGAGGTCGACAAGGCAAACGAGACCTTCGCCGAACAAAACAATAAGCGTTACGCCAATCTCGCCACCAGTGGTTATGCGCCGGTTCAGACGGCACAGCAGGCGGCCTCCGCCATCGCTGCAGCTCAGGCAACCATTGTTCGCGATAACGCTGCGCTGGACGCCGCTGTCAAGCAGGTCGATCTTCTCAATGCAGAACTTGCTCAGGCGAAGGCGACGCTCGCCCATGACCAGGCTATCCAGCATCAGGCTGAACTGAACCTCTCCTACGCAACGATTACCGCCCCTGTCGGCGGCACCGTCGGCAACAGGACGCTGCGGGTCGGCCAGTATGTTCAGGCGGGCACCCAGCTGATGTCGGTCGTACCCACGAGTGCAGTCTATGTGATCGCCAACTACAAGGAAACGCAACTCACCAACGTCCGGGCCGGCCAGCCGGTGGAGATCGAGGTCGATACCTTTCCGGGCCGCATCTATCACGGCCATGTCGACAGCCTCGCTCCGGCAAGCGGTCAAGAATTCGCTCTGCTGCCTCCGGACAATGCGACCGGCAATTTCACCAAGGTCGTCCAGCGCATTCCCGTCAAGATCGTGCTCGATGGCGAAACCGCCAACGGCGATCTGCGTCCTGGCATGTCCGTCCAGCCAAGCATCGACACTAAGGCCGATGCGGTTCGTCACTAG
- a CDS encoding DHA2 family efflux MFS transporter permease subunit, which yields MSSVTATAAISQPRASSREWIAVLAGMIGAFMAILNIQITNASLLDIEGGIGTGVDNGAWISTSYLIGEIVVIPLTAYFSSVFSFRRYILVNSILFPLFSIACAFAHDLGTMIVMRGLQGFAGGVLIPMAFTMVLTKLPKSQQPLGLALFALSVTFAPAIGPTIGGYLTENYGWQTIFFINAVPSAIMATALGLTLDKQPMQLGLLKEGDWAGIVTMAIGLSALQTVLEEGNKEDWFASPFIVKLSILAFVFLAAFIWIELTVKKPLVKLSLLKQRNFGVGVAVNVLVGVALFGTVYILPQYLGQVQRYNAEQIGNVLAWTGLPQLLLIPLVPMMMKRFDARYIGFLGISIFAISCFLNVTLSADTAGDQFWIPNIVRAVGQALVLTPITAITTAGIAPSDAAAASGLTNMLRNLGGAVGTATLGTVLTKREQFHSNIIGQSVTLSRDEVRDRLAQTTSYFMQHGVSDTALAAHKAIVALGQLVRRQALILGFADTFAVIGVVLAIAAVALLLTRKPQAGDGAGAH from the coding sequence ATGTCCAGCGTTACAGCCACCGCCGCCATATCGCAGCCGCGCGCCAGCAGCAGGGAATGGATCGCCGTTCTTGCTGGTATGATCGGCGCCTTCATGGCGATCCTCAACATCCAGATCACGAATGCTTCTCTGCTCGACATCGAGGGCGGCATTGGAACCGGCGTCGATAATGGCGCCTGGATATCCACCTCCTACCTCATCGGAGAGATCGTGGTCATTCCGCTGACGGCCTATTTCAGCAGCGTGTTCTCGTTCCGCCGCTATATCCTGGTCAATTCGATCCTTTTCCCGCTGTTCTCAATCGCCTGCGCCTTCGCCCATGATCTCGGTACGATGATCGTGATGCGCGGCCTGCAGGGTTTTGCCGGCGGCGTGCTGATCCCGATGGCCTTCACCATGGTGCTGACCAAGCTGCCGAAATCGCAGCAGCCGCTTGGCCTTGCCCTCTTCGCTCTCTCCGTCACCTTCGCACCCGCGATCGGCCCCACTATCGGCGGTTATCTCACGGAAAACTATGGCTGGCAGACGATCTTTTTCATCAATGCCGTGCCGAGCGCGATCATGGCCACGGCCCTCGGGCTCACGCTCGACAAACAGCCAATGCAGCTCGGCCTCCTTAAGGAAGGCGATTGGGCGGGTATCGTCACCATGGCGATCGGTCTCTCGGCGCTGCAGACGGTGCTCGAGGAGGGCAACAAGGAGGACTGGTTCGCTTCGCCTTTCATCGTCAAGCTCAGCATCCTCGCCTTCGTCTTTCTCGCCGCCTTCATCTGGATCGAACTCACCGTGAAAAAGCCGCTGGTCAAGCTCAGTCTGCTCAAGCAGCGGAATTTCGGCGTCGGCGTCGCGGTCAATGTCCTGGTCGGCGTCGCGCTTTTCGGTACCGTTTATATCCTGCCGCAATATCTCGGCCAGGTGCAGCGCTATAATGCCGAGCAGATCGGGAACGTGCTGGCCTGGACGGGCCTGCCGCAGCTGCTGCTGATCCCGCTCGTCCCGATGATGATGAAACGCTTCGATGCCCGATATATCGGCTTCCTCGGCATCTCCATCTTTGCGATCAGCTGTTTCCTCAACGTCACGCTTTCGGCCGATACCGCCGGCGACCAGTTCTGGATACCGAACATCGTCCGCGCCGTCGGCCAGGCGCTGGTGCTGACACCGATCACCGCGATCACCACCGCCGGCATCGCTCCATCCGATGCGGCCGCTGCCTCTGGCCTGACCAACATGCTGCGCAACCTCGGCGGCGCTGTCGGCACGGCGACGCTCGGCACGGTGCTGACCAAACGTGAGCAGTTTCATTCCAATATCATCGGCCAGTCGGTGACGCTCTCCCGCGACGAAGTCCGCGACCGGCTTGCGCAAACAACCAGCTATTTCATGCAACACGGCGTTTCCGACACCGCTCTCGCCGCGCACAAAGCCATTGTCGCCCTCGGCCAGCTCGTCAGGCGCCAGGCCCTCATCCTCGGCTTTGCCGATACCTTCGCCGTCATCGGGGTGGTTCTCGCCATTGCCGCCGTAGCGCTGCTGCTCACCCGGAAGCCGCAGGCCGGCGATGGGGCCGGAGCCCACTGA
- a CDS encoding aldose 1-epimerase family protein codes for MPSSIRIGNQDLAADVSSLGAEMQALVTNDGRSWLWTGDAAFWTGRSPILFPIVGKAPDDTVAIDGTLYPMGQHGFARRSEFALAASTPTMCRHELAASAATRAVYPFDFLLAVEHAVEGRMLTVTAEVGSRDAKALPFGLGFHPAFAWPLPGGAGRAHTISLDNHGEPALVRLGGGLINPTMLPSPFDGGRLVLDQAMFDQDAMIFPEGAGEGLCYGAEGGPTLRFRFENLPNLALWTKPGAPFICIEPWHGTAAEAEGSNELSKRPHTTLLAPGATARFSFTVEILQ; via the coding sequence ATGCCAAGCTCAATCCGGATCGGCAATCAGGATCTCGCCGCCGACGTCTCCTCGCTCGGCGCAGAAATGCAGGCGCTCGTCACCAACGACGGACGCTCCTGGTTGTGGACGGGCGACGCAGCCTTTTGGACCGGGCGGTCGCCGATCCTGTTTCCGATCGTCGGCAAGGCGCCTGATGACACGGTGGCGATCGACGGCACACTCTATCCGATGGGCCAGCATGGCTTTGCCCGACGCAGCGAGTTTGCGCTTGCCGCATCGACGCCGACAATGTGCCGGCACGAACTCGCTGCCTCCGCGGCCACGCGGGCGGTCTATCCGTTCGATTTTCTGCTGGCTGTGGAACATGCAGTAGAGGGCCGGATGTTGACCGTGACGGCAGAGGTCGGCAGTCGTGACGCAAAGGCGCTGCCGTTCGGTCTCGGGTTTCACCCGGCCTTCGCCTGGCCGCTGCCGGGCGGTGCCGGCCGCGCCCACACCATTTCGCTCGACAATCATGGCGAGCCGGCGCTCGTCCGGCTGGGAGGCGGTCTCATCAACCCCACGATGCTGCCCTCGCCCTTCGACGGCGGGCGGCTGGTGCTGGATCAGGCAATGTTCGACCAGGATGCGATGATCTTCCCCGAAGGTGCGGGCGAAGGTTTGTGTTACGGTGCCGAAGGCGGGCCGACCTTGCGCTTTCGTTTCGAAAACCTGCCCAATCTAGCCTTGTGGACCAAACCGGGGGCGCCCTTCATTTGCATCGAGCCATGGCACGGAACGGCCGCCGAAGCGGAAGGGTCGAACGAGTTGTCGAAACGGCCCCATACGACGCTATTGGCGCCAGGGGCGACCGCTCGCTTTTCCTTCACGGTCGAGATCTTGCAATAA
- a CDS encoding DUF6665 family protein has protein sequence MDVRPPQSFRQSQQGANGFSFLEYELISVRADALGRHGLKVETALAALKAWTPERQSAEERERLLNEASDAVWAFFVQREVCGLRNNRDAIERYGIPNEVLARLGAVRK, from the coding sequence ATGGATGTTCGCCCGCCACAGTCTTTCAGACAATCCCAGCAGGGTGCCAACGGCTTCAGCTTTCTCGAATACGAGCTGATATCGGTACGTGCCGACGCGCTGGGGCGCCACGGGCTGAAGGTGGAAACGGCGCTCGCTGCCCTGAAAGCCTGGACGCCGGAGCGCCAGAGCGCGGAGGAGCGCGAGAGGCTTCTCAACGAAGCCTCCGACGCCGTCTGGGCATTCTTCGTGCAGCGCGAGGTCTGCGGGCTCAGAAACAACCGCGATGCCATAGAGCGTTACGGCATTCCAAACGAGGTGCTGGCCCGATTGGGCGCAGTGCGAAAATGA
- a CDS encoding ABC-F family ATP-binding cassette domain-containing protein — translation MIRIENISKQLSHRILFIEASAALNRGEKIGLVGPNGAGKTTIFRMINGEEQPDEGQVSCEKGVTIGYFNQDVGEMAGHSAVAEVMNGAGPVSLVAAELRELEAAMADPDRADDMEEIIERYGEVQARYEELDGYALEGRAREVLAGLSFSQEMMDGDVGALSGGWKMRVALARILLMRPDVMLLDEPSNHLDLESLIWLEEFLKGYEGALLMTSHDREFMNRIVNKILEIDAGELTAYSGDYEFYEQQRAQNEKQQQAQFERQQAMLAKEIKFIERFKARASHASQVQSRVKKLEKIDRVEPPKRRQSVAFEFQPAPRSGEDVVSLKNVHKKYGSRSIYEGLDFMVRRKERWCIMGINGAGKSTLLKLVTGTTAPDEGSVALGASVKMGYFAQHAMDILDGERTIFQSLEDRFPQAGQGPLRALAGCFGFSGDDVEKRCRVLSGGEKARLVMAMMLFDPPNLLVLDEPTNHLDLDTKEMLIKALSQYEGTMLFVSHDRHFLAALSNRVLELTPEGVHQYGGGYTEYVARTGHEAPGLRS, via the coding sequence ATGATCCGTATCGAGAATATCAGCAAGCAGCTCAGCCACCGCATCCTTTTCATCGAGGCATCCGCAGCGCTCAACAGGGGCGAGAAGATCGGTCTCGTCGGCCCGAACGGCGCCGGCAAGACGACGATCTTCCGGATGATCAACGGCGAGGAGCAGCCCGACGAAGGCCAAGTCTCCTGCGAAAAGGGCGTCACCATCGGCTACTTCAACCAGGACGTCGGCGAGATGGCCGGCCACAGCGCCGTCGCCGAAGTGATGAACGGCGCCGGCCCGGTCAGCCTCGTTGCCGCCGAGTTGCGCGAACTCGAGGCCGCCATGGCCGACCCGGACAGGGCTGACGACATGGAGGAGATCATCGAGCGCTACGGCGAGGTGCAGGCGCGCTACGAGGAGCTGGACGGTTATGCGCTCGAGGGCCGCGCCCGCGAAGTGCTGGCGGGCTTGAGCTTCAGCCAGGAGATGATGGACGGCGATGTCGGCGCGCTGTCGGGCGGCTGGAAGATGCGCGTGGCGCTTGCCCGCATCCTGCTCATGCGTCCCGACGTCATGCTGCTCGACGAACCGAGCAACCATCTGGATCTCGAAAGCCTGATCTGGCTCGAGGAGTTCCTGAAGGGTTATGAGGGGGCGCTGCTGATGACCTCGCACGACCGCGAGTTCATGAACCGCATCGTCAATAAGATCCTCGAGATCGACGCTGGCGAGCTCACGGCCTATTCCGGCGATTATGAATTCTACGAGCAGCAGCGGGCTCAGAACGAGAAGCAGCAGCAGGCTCAGTTCGAGCGCCAGCAGGCAATGCTTGCCAAGGAAATCAAATTCATCGAGCGGTTCAAGGCGCGCGCCTCGCATGCCTCGCAGGTGCAGAGCCGGGTGAAGAAGCTCGAGAAGATCGACCGGGTGGAGCCGCCCAAGCGCCGCCAGTCGGTCGCCTTCGAGTTCCAGCCGGCCCCGCGCTCCGGCGAGGACGTTGTCAGCCTGAAGAACGTCCATAAGAAGTACGGCAGCCGCAGCATCTACGAGGGGCTGGATTTCATGGTGCGGCGCAAGGAGCGCTGGTGCATCATGGGCATTAACGGCGCCGGCAAGTCGACGCTGCTGAAGCTGGTGACGGGCACCACCGCGCCCGACGAAGGCAGCGTCGCCCTCGGCGCCAGCGTCAAGATGGGTTATTTCGCCCAGCACGCCATGGATATTCTCGACGGCGAACGCACCATCTTCCAATCGCTGGAAGACCGGTTTCCTCAGGCGGGGCAGGGGCCATTGCGGGCGCTTGCCGGATGTTTCGGCTTCTCCGGCGACGATGTCGAGAAGCGATGCCGCGTGCTGTCGGGCGGCGAGAAGGCCCGGCTGGTCATGGCGATGATGCTATTCGACCCGCCGAACCTGCTCGTGCTCGATGAGCCGACCAACCATCTCGACCTCGACACGAAGGAGATGCTGATCAAGGCGCTCTCGCAATATGAGGGTACCATGCTCTTCGTCTCGCACGACCGGCATTTCCTGGCCGCGCTCTCCAACCGCGTGCTGGAGCTGACGCCGGAGGGCGTCCATCAATATGGCGGCGGCTATACGGAATATGTGGCGCGCACCGGTCATGAGGCGCCTGGCCTGCGCAGCTGA
- a CDS encoding DUF1328 domain-containing protein, with protein MLYYALVFLVVALIAGVLGFGGIAGASASIAQVLFFIFLVLFVVSLVMRFMRRV; from the coding sequence ATGCTTTACTACGCTCTGGTGTTTCTCGTTGTGGCCTTGATTGCCGGCGTCCTCGGATTTGGCGGCATCGCAGGGGCTTCAGCTTCCATTGCCCAGGTTCTGTTCTTCATTTTCCTGGTGCTATTCGTCGTATCGCTCGTCATGCGCTTCATGCGCAGAGTATAG
- a CDS encoding DUF992 domain-containing protein produces the protein MNKTLATAFAAVSLTFVGAGAVNAADPVTRTYAEPDLRNGVKIGYLTCDIGGGTGYVLGSSKEADCVFQSIVGNELFDHYTGEVRKLGIDLGFTTRSRLIWAVFAPTAGYHRGSLAGLYVGASAEATVGAGVGANLLVGGTSGSIHLQTVSLTGQLGLNVAAGSASMTLTPAD, from the coding sequence ATGAATAAAACTCTTGCGACGGCATTTGCCGCGGTATCGTTGACGTTTGTCGGCGCAGGGGCGGTGAATGCCGCCGACCCCGTCACCAGAACCTATGCAGAACCGGACCTGCGCAATGGCGTAAAGATCGGTTATCTCACTTGCGATATCGGCGGCGGTACGGGTTATGTGCTCGGTTCGTCCAAGGAAGCCGACTGCGTCTTTCAATCGATCGTCGGCAATGAGCTTTTCGATCACTACACCGGCGAAGTGCGAAAGCTCGGCATCGATCTCGGCTTCACCACGCGCAGCCGCCTGATCTGGGCGGTGTTTGCACCCACGGCTGGTTATCACCGCGGCTCCCTCGCCGGCCTTTATGTCGGCGCCAGCGCAGAGGCGACGGTAGGCGCCGGTGTCGGCGCCAACCTTCTGGTCGGTGGCACCTCCGGCTCAATCCATCTGCAGACGGTCAGCCTCACCGGCCAGCTCGGCCTCAATGTTGCGGCCGGCAGCGCATCGATGACACTGACCCCGGCGGATTGA